One Ethanoligenens harbinense YUAN-3 genomic window carries:
- the phoU gene encoding phosphate signaling complex protein PhoU yields MNVRTEFQKELEQLHLHLIRMGGLVEEAIDRSIQAFEKHDSDLAQSVVDNDKQIDDLEREIETQCLRLLLRQQPVAKDLRAISTALKIVTDMERIGDHAVGIADILLRFGEHPRTQTIEHIPLMAHIASSMVKDSVNAFVHSDMKVSREVIERDDEVDHLFHTIQQEIISLLVQSPENADEAIDLLLITKYIERIGDHAENIAQWVIFYVTGSLKDKQII; encoded by the coding sequence GTGAACGTACGTACAGAATTTCAAAAAGAACTGGAACAGCTACACCTGCATCTGATCCGCATGGGGGGGCTGGTGGAGGAAGCGATTGACCGTTCCATCCAGGCATTTGAAAAACACGACAGCGATCTGGCACAGAGCGTAGTCGACAACGACAAGCAGATCGACGATTTGGAACGTGAAATCGAAACGCAGTGCCTGCGGCTGCTCCTGCGGCAGCAGCCGGTGGCGAAAGACCTGCGCGCAATCTCCACTGCGTTGAAAATCGTGACCGATATGGAGCGAATCGGAGACCACGCTGTAGGCATCGCCGATATTCTCCTGCGTTTCGGGGAGCACCCGCGTACACAGACCATTGAACATATCCCGCTGATGGCCCATATTGCTTCTTCCATGGTAAAGGACAGTGTCAACGCGTTTGTGCACAGCGATATGAAGGTGTCCCGCGAAGTGATCGAACGCGACGACGAGGTGGACCACCTGTTCCACACCATCCAACAGGAGATCATCTCGCTTTTGGTGCAAAGCCCCGAGAACGCCGACGAAGCCATTGATTTGTTGCTGATCACAAAATACATCGAACGCATTGGCGACCATGCCGAAAACATCGCGCAGTGGGTTATTTTTTATGTAACCGGTTCGCTGAAGGACAAACAGATCATCTGA
- a CDS encoding response regulator transcription factor, whose amino-acid sequence MSKTAFVVEDEENIREVIKCALESCGLRVKGFEEAELLFEEMEKVLPDLILLDIMLPGMDGLSALRQIKAGPAAHVPVILLTAKSSEIDKVTGLDLGADDYVTKPFGVLELMARVRAALRHAGQAGSDRSVLIARGIRLDKERHEVTLHEKAVELTLKEFELLKLLMENEGKAMTRNILLDNVWGYGYAGETRTLDMHVRSLRQKLGIDETGGHYITTVRGVGYKFDS is encoded by the coding sequence ATGTCTAAAACGGCATTTGTGGTAGAAGATGAAGAAAATATACGAGAAGTAATTAAGTGCGCGCTGGAGTCCTGCGGTCTGCGGGTCAAAGGATTCGAGGAAGCGGAATTGCTTTTTGAAGAAATGGAAAAAGTCCTGCCGGACCTGATCCTTCTGGATATCATGCTGCCCGGCATGGACGGTCTTTCCGCATTGCGGCAGATCAAAGCGGGACCTGCGGCGCATGTGCCGGTCATCCTGCTCACAGCCAAAAGCAGCGAGATTGATAAAGTGACGGGGCTGGACCTGGGGGCGGACGATTATGTCACCAAACCGTTCGGTGTATTGGAACTGATGGCAAGGGTGCGCGCCGCACTGCGGCATGCGGGGCAGGCCGGCTCGGACCGCAGTGTGCTGATAGCGCGCGGCATACGGCTGGACAAAGAGCGCCACGAGGTCACTTTGCACGAAAAAGCGGTCGAACTGACCCTGAAGGAATTTGAGCTGCTCAAGCTGCTGATGGAAAACGAAGGAAAGGCCATGACACGCAATATCCTGCTGGACAATGTGTGGGGCTATGGATATGCAGGTGAGACGCGCACGCTGGATATGCATGTGCGGAGCCTGCGCCAAAAACTGGGTATCGATGAGACCGGCGGACATTATATTACCACGGTGCGCGGCGTCGGATACAAATTCGACAGTTGA